From the Malaclemys terrapin pileata isolate rMalTer1 chromosome 13, rMalTer1.hap1, whole genome shotgun sequence genome, one window contains:
- the LOC128847548 gene encoding cytochrome c oxidase assembly protein COX11, mitochondrial isoform X1: MGLCGRGWRCLGVLRLPCVATGSGPRLLRVWAPAAGEPLARGGPSCGRCPRTGAPHSQWAPRGPGSAPRRQAWPGLQQARGVARPNPFPRGQEQEWRRRNRTVLTYIAAAAVGMVGMSYAAVPLYRLYCQATGLGGSAVAGHNSDQIEDMEPVKDRIIKVTFNADVHASLHWNFRPQQTEIYVVPGETALAFYKAKNSTDKPVIGISTYNVVPFEAGQYFNKIQCFCFEEQRLNPQEEVDMPVFFFIDPEFAEDPRMASVDLITLSYTFFEAKEGHKLPLPGYQ, encoded by the exons ATGGGGCTGtgcgggcggggctggaggtgccTTGGGGTCCTTCGGCTGCCGTGCGTGGCTACCGGATCGGGCCCCCGCCTGCTCCGTGTCTGGGCCCCAGCCGCtggggagcccctggcccggggGGGCCCGTCCTGCGGCCGGTGCCCTCGGACCGGGGCCCCGCACAGCCAATGGGCCCCCCGCGGGCCGGGCAGCGCCCCCCGccgccaggcctggcctgggctccagcaggcGCGAGGGGTGGCGCGCCCCAACCCTTtcccgcggggccaggagcaggagtGGAGACGCAGGAACAGGACCGTCCTGACCTACATCGCCGCCGCGGCCGTGGGCATGGTGGGCATGTCCTACGCGGCCGTGCCGCTCTACCGCCTCTACTGCCAG gcTACTGGACTAGGTGGGTCAGCAGTAGCAGGCCATAATTCAGACCAGATTGAGGATATGGAACCTGTTAAAGATCGCATCATTAAGGTCACTTTCAATGCTGATGTGCATGCAAGTCTACACTGGAATTTTAGACCTCAGCAAACAGAAATATAC gttgtACCAGGAGAGACTGCACTGGCATTTTACAAAGCAAAGAATTCTACAGACAAACCAGTAATTGGAATCTCTACATATAACGTGGTTCCATTTGAAGCAGGACAGTATTTCAATAAAATACAA TGCTTTTGTTTTGAAGAACAGCGGCTTAATCCCCAAGAGGAAGTGGACATGCCTGTATTTTTCTTCATAGATCCTGAATTTGCTGAAGACCCAAGAATGGCCAGTGTTGATCTGATCACTCTTTCTTACACTTTTTTTGAAGCAAAAGAAGGACACAAATTGCCACTCCCAGGTTATCAATAA
- the LOC128847548 gene encoding cytochrome c oxidase assembly protein COX11, mitochondrial isoform X2: MGLCGRGWRCLGVLRLPCVATGSGPRLLRVWAPAAGEPLARGGPSCGRCPRTGAPHSQWAPRGPGSAPRRQAWPGLQQARGVARPNPFPRGQEQEWRRRNRTVLTYIAAAAVGMATGLGGSAVAGHNSDQIEDMEPVKDRIIKVTFNADVHASLHWNFRPQQTEIYVVPGETALAFYKAKNSTDKPVIGISTYNVVPFEAGQYFNKIQCFCFEEQRLNPQEEVDMPVFFFIDPEFAEDPRMASVDLITLSYTFFEAKEGHKLPLPGYQ; encoded by the exons ATGGGGCTGtgcgggcggggctggaggtgccTTGGGGTCCTTCGGCTGCCGTGCGTGGCTACCGGATCGGGCCCCCGCCTGCTCCGTGTCTGGGCCCCAGCCGCtggggagcccctggcccggggGGGCCCGTCCTGCGGCCGGTGCCCTCGGACCGGGGCCCCGCACAGCCAATGGGCCCCCCGCGGGCCGGGCAGCGCCCCCCGccgccaggcctggcctgggctccagcaggcGCGAGGGGTGGCGCGCCCCAACCCTTtcccgcggggccaggagcaggagtGGAGACGCAGGAACAGGACCGTCCTGACCTACATCGCCGCCGCGGCCGTGGGCATG gcTACTGGACTAGGTGGGTCAGCAGTAGCAGGCCATAATTCAGACCAGATTGAGGATATGGAACCTGTTAAAGATCGCATCATTAAGGTCACTTTCAATGCTGATGTGCATGCAAGTCTACACTGGAATTTTAGACCTCAGCAAACAGAAATATAC gttgtACCAGGAGAGACTGCACTGGCATTTTACAAAGCAAAGAATTCTACAGACAAACCAGTAATTGGAATCTCTACATATAACGTGGTTCCATTTGAAGCAGGACAGTATTTCAATAAAATACAA TGCTTTTGTTTTGAAGAACAGCGGCTTAATCCCCAAGAGGAAGTGGACATGCCTGTATTTTTCTTCATAGATCCTGAATTTGCTGAAGACCCAAGAATGGCCAGTGTTGATCTGATCACTCTTTCTTACACTTTTTTTGAAGCAAAAGAAGGACACAAATTGCCACTCCCAGGTTATCAATAA